From a region of the Castanea sativa cultivar Marrone di Chiusa Pesio chromosome 10, ASM4071231v1 genome:
- the LOC142613933 gene encoding L-lactate dehydrogenase B-like, producing the protein MQKSGSSSSLGPGGLDLTQAFFRQIQRAAPPSPTKRHTKISVVGAGNVGMAIAQTILTQDVADELVLIDAKADKLRGEMLDLQHAAAFLPRTKIHASVDYELTFGSDLCIVTAGARQVPGESRLNLLQRNVALFKTIIPPLARYSPETILLIVSNPVDVLTYVAWKLSGFPSNRVIGSGTNLDSSRFRFLIADHLDVNAQDVQAYIVGEHGDSSVALWSSISVGGVPVLSFLEKQQIAYEKVTLEKIHKEVIDSAYEVISLKGYTSWAIGYSVANLARSILRDQRKVHPVSVVANGFYGIEGGDVFLSLPAQLGRGGVLGVTNVHLTDEEAHRLRDSAKTILEVQNQLGI; encoded by the exons atgCAAAAGAGTGGTTCATCATCATCGCTTGGCCCAGGAGGCCTGGACCTAACCCAGGCCTTCTTCAGGCAAATTCAACGTGCCGCCCCTCCATCCCCAACAAAGCGACACACCAAAATCTCCGTCGTTGGAGCCGGCAACGTGGGCATGGCCATAGCTCAAACTATTCTGACTCAAGACGTAGCCGACGAGCTCGTCCTCATCGACGCCAAGGCCGACAAGCTACGTGGCGAGATGCTCGACCTTCAACACGCTGCTGCGTTTTTACCTCGCACCAAAATCCATGCCTCTGTCGACTACGAACTCACCTTTGGCTCTGATCTCTGTATCGTCACTGCTGGGGCCCGCCAGGTCCCTGGGGAGTCTAGGCTCAATCTGTTGCAGAGGAATGTGGCTCTGTTTAAGACTATTATTCCTCCACTGGCTCGTTACTCGCCCGAGACTATTTTGCTTATAGTTTCCAACCCCGTTGATGTGCTCACTTACGTGGCGTGGAAGCTATCCGGATTCCCTTCGAATCGGGTTATTGGGTCGGGTACCAACCTCGACTCCTCCAGGTTTCGGTTCCTCATCGCCGACCATCTCGACGTCAACGCTCAGGATGTGCAG GCTTACATAGTTGGGGAGCATGGTGATAGCTCGGTGGCACTATGGTCAAGCATTAGTGTCGGAGGTGTGCCGGTATTGAGCTTCCTAGAAAAGCAACAAATCGCATACGAAAAGGTGACCTTGGAGAAGATCCACAAAGAAGTAATAGATAGTGCTTATGAAGTGATAAGCCTCAAAGGGTACACATCCTGGGCTATTGGGTACTCTGTGGCTAACTTGGCTCGATCCATTCTGAGAGACCAGAGGAAGGTCCACCCAGTCTCGGTAGTTGCTAATGGGTTCTACGGAATTGAAGGTGGAGACGTGTTCTTGAGCTTGCCAGCCCAGCTTGGTAGGGGTGGGGTCTTGGGTGTGACCAATGTGCACTTGACTGATGAGGAGGCCCACCGGCTTAGGGACTCTGCCAAGACCATCCTTGAGGTGCAAAACCAATTGGGAATATGA
- the LOC142612773 gene encoding L-lactate dehydrogenase A-like — protein sequence MHKSGSASSLGPGGLDLSQTFFRQIERAAPPSPTKRHTKISVVGAGNVGMAIAQTILTQDVADELVLIDAKPEKLRGEMLDLQHAAAFLPRTKIQASVDYALTVGSDLCIVTAGARQIPGESRLNLLQRNVTLFRSIIPPLARYSPETILLIVSNPVDVLTYVAWKLSGFPSNRVIGSGTNLDSSRFRFLIADHLDVNAQDVQAFIVGEHGDSSVALWSSISVGGVPVLSFLEKQQIAYEKVTLQNIHKEVIDSAYEVISLKGYTSWAIGYSVANLARSILRDQRKIHPVSVVANGFYGIEGGDVFLSLPAQLGRGGVLGVANVHLTDEEAHQLRDSAKTILEVQNQLGI from the exons atgCATAAGAGTGGCTCAGCATCATCACTTGGTCCAGGAGGGCTGGACCTAAGCCAGACCTTCTTCAGGCAAATTGAACGCGCCGCCCCTCCTTCCCCAACTAAGCGACACACCAAAATCTCCGTCGTTGGAGCCGGAAACGTTGGCATGGCCATAGCTCAAACTATTCTGACCCAAGACGTAGCCGACGAGCTCGTCCTCATCGACGCCAAGCCCGAAAAGCTACGTGGCGAGATGCTCGATCTTCAACACGCTGCTGCGTTTTTACCTCGCACCAAAATCCAGGCTTCTGTCGACTACGCACTCACCGTTGGATCTGATCTCTGTATCGTCACTGCTGGGGCTCGCCAGATCCCAGGCGAGTCTAGGCTCAATCTGCTGCAGAGGAATGTGACTCTGTTTAGGAGTATTATTCCTCCGCTGGCTCGTTACTCGCCGGAGACCATTTTGCTTATAGTTTCCAATCCCGTTGATGTGCTCACTTACGTGGCGTGGAAGCTATCCGGCTTCCCTTCGAATCGGGTTATTGGGTCGGGTACCAACCTCGACTCCTCCAGGTTTCGGTTCCTCATCGCCGATCATCTCGACGTCAACGCTCAGGATGTGCAG GCTTTCATAGTTGGGGAGCACGGTGACAGCTCAGTGGCACTATGGTCAAGCATTAGTGTTGGGGGCGTGCCGGTATTGAGCTTCCTAGAAAAGCAACAAATCGCATACGAAAAGGTGACCTTACAGAATATCCACAAAGAAGTAATAGATAGTGCTTATGAAGTAATAAGCCTCAAAGGGTACACATCCTGGGCTATTGGGTACTCTGTGGCTAACCTGGCTCGATCCATACTGAGAGACCAGAGGAAGATCCACCCAGTCTCGGTCGTTGCTAATGGGTTCTATGGGATTGAAGGTGGAGACGTGTTCTTGAGCTTGCCTGCCCAGCTTGGTAGGGGTGGAGTCTTGGGTGTGGCCAATGTGCATTTGACTGATGAGGAGGCTCACCAACTTAGGGACTCTGCTAAGACCATCTTGGAGGTGCAAAATCAATTGGGAATATGA
- the LOC142613217 gene encoding L-lactate dehydrogenase B-like — translation MHPSGSSSSLGPGGLDLTQAFFKPIQRAGLPSPAKRHTKISVIGAGNVGMAIAQTILTQDLADEIVLIDAKPDKLRGEMLDLQHAAAFLPRTKINASVDYELTVGSDLCIVTAGARQNPGESRLDLLQRNVALFKNIIPPLARFSPDTILLIVSNPVDVLTYVSWKLSGFPSNRVIGSGTNLDSSRFRFLIADHLDVNAQDVQAYIVGEHGDSSVALWSSISVGGVPVLSFLENQQIAYEKVTLEKIHKEVVDSAYEVISLKGYTSWAIGYSVANLARSILRDQRKIHPVSVFANGFYGIEGGDVFLSLPAQLGRGGVLGVTNVHLTDEEAKRFRDSANTILDVQSQLGI, via the exons ATGCACCCCAGTGGTTCATCTTCGTCACTGGGTCCAGGAGGGCTGGACCTAACCCAGGCCTTCTTCAAGCCCATCCAACGCGCCGGCCTCCCTTCCCCAGCTAAGCGCCACACCAAAATCTCCGTCATTGGAGCCGGCAACGTTGGAATGGCCATAGCTCAAACCATTCTGACCCAAGACTTGGCCGACGAGATCGTCCTCATCGACGCCAAGCCCGACAAGCTACGTGGCGAGATGCTCGACCTCCAACACGCTGCTGCGTTTTTACCCCGCACCAAAATCAATGCCTCTGTCGACTACGAGCTCACCGTTGGATCTGATCTCTGTATCGTCACTGCTGGGGCCCGCCAAAACCCCGGCGAGTCTAGGCTCGATCTGCTGCAGAGGAATGTGGCCCTGTTTAAGAATATCATTCCCCCTTTGGCTCGTTTCTCGCCGGACACTATTTTGCTTATCGTTTCCAATCCCGTTGATGTGCTCACTTACGTCTCCTGGAAGCTATCCGGGTTCCCTTCCAATCGGGTTATTGGGTCGGGCACCAATCTTGACTCCTCCAGGTTTCGGTTCCTCATCGCCGATCATCTTGACGTCAACGCTCAGGATGTGCAG GCTTACATAGTTGGGGAGCATGGTGATAGTTCTGTGGCACTATGGTCAAGCATTAGTGTTGGGGGTGTGCCGGTATTGAGCTTCCtagaaaatcaacaaattgcATACGAAAAGGTGACCTTGGAGAAGATCCACAAAGAAGTAGTAGATAGTGCTTATGAAGTGATAAGCCTCAAAGGGTACACATCCTGGGCTATTGGGTACTCCGTGGCTAACCTGGCTCGATCCATACTGAGAGACCAGAGGAAGATCCACCCAGTCTCGGTTTTTGCTAATGGCTTCTATGGGATTGAAGGCGGAGACGTGTTCTTGAGCTTGCCAGCCCAGCTCGGTAGGGGTGGAGTCCTGGGTGTGACCAATGTGCATCTCACGGATGAGGAGGCCAAACGGTTTAGAGACTCTGCTAATACCATCCTGGATGTGCAAAGCCAGTTGGGAATATGA
- the LOC142613218 gene encoding uncharacterized protein LOC142613218 — protein sequence MGKRGRTNKTPNVSPGFHNPISLREEATGRKQTKAGSKNAKSMLKLEHLQKLATWASGEAAIPSLGAFFGQRLAAVTEAMGERADPSLFSCERCETILQPGFNCTVRIEKNRAKARHRRKKTNDFTQNNVVYKCHFCSHWNLKRGTPKGHMKEICPSKAKTSLKSEPAKSRLGKCTNLEKVTGDKDGSYKTDEIASPALAKEIPTTESPVTPLVKTGTTLLESKRRKRNQSASKKPPGAENNSTPIDAEKTVSMSNKRRKKSWTGLKEIAESTKYDSSRNITNLAIPFFT from the exons ATGGGCAAGAGAGGAAGGACTAATAAAACACCTAATGTGTCACCTGGGTTTCACAATCCAATCTCATTGAGGGAAGAAGCTACTGGGAGAAAGCAAACCAAAGCCGGCTCTAAGAATGCTAAATCCATGTTAAAACTTGAGCACTTGCAGAAGCTAGCAACATGGGCCAGTGGGGAGGCTGCCATTCCTTCATTAGGTGCTTTTTTTGGGCAACGTTTGGCCGCTGTAACAGAGGCCATGGGGGAGCGTGCTGACCCTTCTTTGTTTTCATGCGAGAG ATGTGAAACAATTCTTCAGCCCGGGTTTAACTGCACTGTTCGAATTGAAAAGAATAGGGCAAAGGCAAGGCATAGACGCAAGAAAACTAATGATTTCACACAGAACAACGTGGTGTACAAATGTCACTTCTGTTCACATTGGAATCTGAAGAGAGGGACCCCAAAAGGACATATGAAAGAGATATGTCCCTCAAAAGCCAAAACATCTTTAAAATCAGAACCTGCAAAATCCAGGCTTGGGAAGTGCACTAACTTGGAGAAGGTCACCGGAGACAAGGATGGTAGCTATAAAACAGATGAGATTGCTTCACCAGCACTAGCTAAGGAAATTCCAACTACAGAAAGTCCCGTAACACCATTGGTGAAAACTGGTACTACCTTGTTGGAGtcaaaaaggagaaagaggaaCCAATCAGCATCCAAGAAACCACCTGGAGCTGAAAACAATTCTACCCCAATAGATGCAGAAAAAACTGTGAGCATGTCAAATAAACGAAGAAAAAAATCTTGGACTGGTTTGAAGGAAATTGCTGAGAGTACCAAGTATGATAGCAGTCGAAACATCACTAATTTGGCAATCCCATTCTTTACATAA